The stretch of DNA GATCCGAGCGGTACCGGTGGGCTCCCGTCCGGCGGACGTATATTCCCAAGCAGAACGGGAAACGGAGGCCATTACTGAGGTTTTCGTTAGTTCTGTGGTGGTTGAGTATGGATCGTCAGTCCCGTGTGGGTGAGGAAGGACCACGGGAGTTGTCCATCGGAGGAGACCCGGTGGATGCCGCGTTCGGTGGCATCGGCGACGTCGGCGAGGTGGTCGCCGGTGAGGTTGGCCAGCTCGCGTGTTTTGATCGCCGACCACAGCAGTTCCACCGGGTTCAACTCAGGTGCATAGGCGGGCAGCCGTTCCAGCGTCAGCCAGTCCTGTCCGGCCACCCAGGCGCGCATGTCCCGGCTCCAGTGCGCGGACAGCCCGTCCCACACCAGCACCACCGGCTCACCCGCATAGAACGCTTTGACCTGCCGCAGCACGTCGATCAACGCCATGGTGTCGTAGCTGCCCGGCTTAAGGTGGAAACACAGCCGCGGACCACGGCCGGCGTCCGCGGCGTGATATCCCAGAGCGGCGGCCATCGAGGCGCGTTTCCAGTTCAGCCGGTGCCGCAACGTCGGGGTCCGGCCACGGGGCGCGTAGGTCCGGCGCACCTGGGGCAGCAGCGACACACCCGATTCGTCGAAGAACACGATCCAGGCACGTTTCTTCACCGCCCCCTTTTGATGCGGGGCCACTCATGGGCGATCCACCGGGCGATCTCGGACTCGTCCCGCTCGACCGCCCGGCGCTGGGGACGCTGCAGACTCCACCCCAGCCGCCCGGTCAGCAGCCGCCACACCGACGCCCGCGCCAGCTTCACCCCACTCACCCGCTCAAACCACCAGCCCGACCCGCTCCAAGGTCCATAAATCGGCCTCGAACCCGTGCGCCTGGGCACCCTGCTCCAACGCGGCCCGCACCTGCTCGACCTGGGCGTCATCAAGCTTGGGCGGCCGCCCCGTGGCCGGAGACCGCCGCAGCGCCGCGGCCCCGCCCTGTTCCCACTGGCGCTTCCATCGCCGCACGCTCTCGGGACGGACCCCCAGCATTCCCGCGATCTGCGCATGGGGACGCCCCTGCTCGAACAACTCCACCGCCCGCATACGTCGAGCCTCGGCCAACTGCGGTCGCGTCAGCGGCGGAACGGAGACTTCGGAAACAACAGACTGAAACTCGGAAGGCACGCCAAGATACTCACACCGCAAAGCGCCCTACACCCACAGAACTAACGAAAACCTCAGTAGGACTGCCTGGATGGTCGGATAAGTTACTGGCCGAGGTGGTGCGCATGCTGCTCGACGCGTACTACGACGTTCAGTTCTCCGACCGTTCACACGGGTTCAGGAGTGGCCGAGGGTGCCATACCGCGCTGCGTGAGATAGCAGATACGTGGCAAGGTGTGACCTGGTTTATCGAGGGCGATATTACCCAATGTTTCGACCGACTTGACCATCAGGTCATGATCGAGATTTTGGGTGAGAAGGTTCACGACGGCCGGTTCCTTCGGCTGGTGAGCAACATGCTCACGGCGGGGTATCTGGAGGACTGGAGGTGGCACGCCACTCTGAGCGGTGCGCCGCAAGGAGGGGTGGCAAGCCCCACGCTTTCCAACATCTACCTTGACCGACTCGATCAGTTCGTCGAATCTCAGCTACTACCGCGATACAACCGAGGTCGTCTACGGAGGACCAACCCTGAGTACAAGGGGGCCGAGAACGCACTCCTGCGAGCGCGGAAACGCGGGGACAAGAAGTCGGTACGTGCGCTGTCACAGGTGCGCCGCGCGTTGCCCAGCCAGGATCCGAATGACCCTGACTACCGCAGGTTATGTTACGTCCGGTACGCAGACGATATCCTGCTCGGTTTCAGCGGCCCCAAGTCCGAGGCCGTGGAGATCAAGGAGTCGCTTGGCGAGTTCCTGCGTTCGGAACTGAAGCTGGAGCTCTCCGAGGAGAAGACTCTGATCACCCATGCTCGAACAGAGAAGGCTCGGTTCCTCGGATATAACATCGTGGTTCAGCACAGCAATGACCGAATCACCCGTGGACGGAGATCGGTCAACGGTGTCGTCGGGCTGCGTGTCCCCGAGGAAGCCATCACGCGAAGAAGCGCCTTGTACATGCGGCGGGGTGAACCCGCACATCGGCCTCAGATGCTGAACGATCAGGATTTCACGATCATCAGCAAATACCAGGCCGAGTATCGAGGTGTGGTCCAGTACTACCTTCTGGCCTCCAACGTCTACCGCCTTGGCAGGCTGCGGTGGGTCATGGAAACCTCGCTATTGAAGACCCTGGCTTCCAAGCACCGCGCCACGGTTTCCGCGACGGCCCGTAAGTACTAGGCCGTTATGCAGACCGACGAAGGGCCGAGAGTGTGCTTCCACACAGTGGTTGAACGTGGCGAAGGGAAGGAGCCGCTGGTCGCGTGGTTCGGAGGAATCCCGCTGAAGCGGAAAGTAGAGGCAAAGCCCGTTGACCGGGCGCCCGTCTTGGCGACAACGCAAGGGAATGAGCTAATCCACAGGCTCCTTGCCGGGAGCTGTGAACTTTGCGGATCTGCCAGGAGATTGGAGGTCCATCACATCCGCAAGCTCGCAGACCTGAACAAGCCAGGGCGCAGAGAGAGGCCCGCATGGGTCAAGACCATGGCGAAGCGGCGACGGAAGACCCTCGTGGTCTGCCGTCTCTGCCATGAGAGTACGCATGCCGGTCGGCTCGCAGTCGTTCCGCTCAAGTAGTCACTGGAGAGCGGTATGCGATCAAAGTCGCACGTACCGTGTGCGCCGTGAGGCGCTTCGTTGTATCCCCGACCCAATCGGGAGGAACTTGGAGGAATGTTTCTGGGTCACCTGACTTACCTGGACGCGAAAGCGCGAGGGGACAAGAGCATGTCAGGAAAGCGGCGGCCGTCTGGAGACGTTCAGGGCGGGGTGCCGCAAGGCCCGCACGATAAGGCCAAGGCTGGATTGCTTGAAGTTCAATCTCCGGTGGTGAAAGTGCGCACCCGTCGGAATAACGTCTGAAACCGACGTCGCGTCATGCCCGGCCATGAACCGTGAAGCCGAGGCAACCTCCATGGCGCGAAACGCCGCCCAACGAGGGTGGTCAAGGAGATGAGTGAACGGCCTACGTCGTGCTCGATACGTACAGCGAAGACGTACCACGGGATCGCCTACGGGGCGCGAGCCCTATGGCGACGGAGGTGCCGTAGTAGTCGCAGGAGTAACGACCTGCCAAGGAGGCCGGGAAAACCGGGACCACAGGGCGAAGGGCACCAGGTGATCGAGATGTTCGGCGAAGGGAAGCATGCGCAATGCAGAGTGCTGAAACGGTGCTGAGCGTCCTCCGCAAGCGCGGTGAGAGAGGTTTGCCGGTCGAAAGGCTCTACCGGCAGTTATTCAACACGGAGTTGTTTCTGCTGGCCTACGGGCGCATCTATGCCAACAAGGGAGCGATGACTCCCGGGGCCACCAGGGAAACCGTGGATGGCATGTCCCTGGAGAAGATCCAAAGGATCATCGAATCGCTCCGCTGCGAGCGCTATCGATGGTCCCCGGCGAGACGCGTATACATCGAGAAGAAGGGATCAGCCAAGAAGCGTCCGCTAGGACTGCCGACTTGGTCGGACAAGCTCGTGGCCGAGGTAGTGCGCATGCTTCTAGAGGCGTACTACGACGTCCAGTTCTCCGACCGCTCCCACGGCTTCCGTCCCGGCCGGGGCTGTCACACCGCACTGAGTGAGGTGGAACGGTATTGGACGGGAACCCATTGGTTCGTCGAGGGCGATATCTCCGACTGCTTCGGCAGCCTTGACCATAGTGTCATGCTGTCGATCCTGTCGGAGAAAGTCCACGATGGCCGTTTCCTCCGGCTGATCGGGCACATGCTCAAGGCTGGATATCTGGAGGATTGGCGCTGGAATGCGACACTCAGCGGTGCTCCGCAAGGTGGAGTGGCCAGCCCGATCCTGTCGAACATCTACCTTGATCGGCTCGATCAGTTCGTTGAACAGTCGCTGCTGCCCGAATACAACCACGGCCAGCGTCGACAACCGAACCGGGAATACCGGCGGTTGGAGCACTGGATCCAAGGGGCGAGACGGCGCGGTTGCCGAAAATCGGTGCGGGAGCTCGAACCCCGGCGCCGAGCGTTGCCGAGCCAAGACCCCAATGATCCAGACTATCGACGGCTTCGGTATGTGCGCTATGCCGACGACTGGCTGCTGGGATTCGCCGGGCCCAGGCACGAAGCAGAGGAGATCAAGTCAAAGATTCGGGCGTTCCTGCGAGAGGAACTCGAGCTGGAACTTTCTGAGGCCAAGACGTTGATCACGCACGCCACCAGCCAGGCGGCGCACTTCCTCGGCTACGACATCAAATCCCAATACTCCAACGACAAGATCACCCGTAATCGACGGGCAGTCAATGGATCCATTGGGCTGTTTGTGCCCAGGCAGGCGATCAGGCAGCGATGCGCGCTCTACATGAGCAAGGGAAAACCGGCGCTGAGAGGTTCGGTCATGCGTGACGATGACTTCACCATCGTTGCGAAGTACCAGTCCGAGTTTCAAGGTGTCGTCCAGTACTACCTTCTGGCCCAGGACGTCTTTCGCCTGGGCAAGCTCCGATGGGTCATGGAGACTTCGATGCTCAAGACCTTGGCCGGGAAACATCGCAGCACGGTCACGAAGACGGCTCGAAAGTACAAGAGCATGATCGAGACGCCGGAAGGACCGCGCACCTGTTTCCAGGTCACTGTCGAACGCGATCGAGGGAGGAAACCACTGGTCGCCCGATTCGGGGGGATCCCGCTCAAACGACAGCGCACAGCGACCCTCACCGACCTCAAGCCCGTCATGGCCAGCAGCAAGCGCAACGAGCTGATTCATCGACTCCTCGCCGAATGCTGTGAGCTCTGCGAGTCACGGACACACCTGGAAGTGCACCATGTCCGCAAACTCGCCGACCTCAACCGCCCAGGACGGCGCGAGAAACCGGCATGGGTCCGCCTCATGGCGATGCGACGGCGGAAAACCTTGGTGATCTGCCGCCGCTGTCATGAAGACATCCATTCCGGGCGGCCCACTGCGCTCAAACGGACGTGATCACTGGAGAGCGGAATGCGGGGAAACTCGCCCGTTCCGTTCGGGAAGGGGCCGTCGGAAAAGGACCCGAGCCACGGGCACCTCGTCGGCGGCCTACTTCACTCGGCGGGGGCCGTTGAAAAAGGACCTGCCCAGCAGGCACCTCGCCGGCGGCCTACCCGACCGCAAGTGAACCCTTGATCATGCCCCGTGACGTTGAGGCTGCGCGATGGTATACGAGCGGCAGCCGCAGGACCCGCGTGCTGGAAGGCACGAAGCGACCCCTGGGGATCTCAGTCCAGGAGGCGGATACCGCTGGTCCCGGGGTAGAGAGGGCGCCCTCCCCAGCCGCATCTTCCTGGTGCGGAACGTGAAAACCCCGTCGGGGTCCAGGCCACGGCCTGGTGGGTCGACCGCGAGGAGAGCTGAACTCCCCT from Streptomyces asiaticus encodes:
- a CDS encoding transposase, producing the protein MKKRAWIVFFDESGVSLLPQVRRTYAPRGRTPTLRHRLNWKRASMAAALGYHAADAGRGPRLCFHLKPGSYDTMALIDVLRQVKAFYAGEPVVLVWDGLSAHWSRDMRAWVAGQDWLTLERLPAYAPELNPVELLWSAIKTRELANLTGDHLADVADATERGIHRVSSDGQLPWSFLTHTGLTIHTQPPQN
- a CDS encoding winged helix-turn-helix domain-containing protein, which gives rise to MSGVKLARASVWRLLTGRLGWSLQRPQRRAVERDESEIARWIAHEWPRIKRGR
- a CDS encoding helix-turn-helix domain-containing protein, producing MPSEFQSVVSEVSVPPLTRPQLAEARRMRAVELFEQGRPHAQIAGMLGVRPESVRRWKRQWEQGGAAALRRSPATGRPPKLDDAQVEQVRAALEQGAQAHGFEADLWTLERVGLVV
- a CDS encoding reverse transcriptase/maturase family protein, with the translated sequence MPGWSDKLLAEVVRMLLDAYYDVQFSDRSHGFRSGRGCHTALREIADTWQGVTWFIEGDITQCFDRLDHQVMIEILGEKVHDGRFLRLVSNMLTAGYLEDWRWHATLSGAPQGGVASPTLSNIYLDRLDQFVESQLLPRYNRGRLRRTNPEYKGAENALLRARKRGDKKSVRALSQVRRALPSQDPNDPDYRRLCYVRYADDILLGFSGPKSEAVEIKESLGEFLRSELKLELSEEKTLITHARTEKARFLGYNIVVQHSNDRITRGRRSVNGVVGLRVPEEAITRRSALYMRRGEPAHRPQMLNDQDFTIISKYQAEYRGVVQYYLLASNVYRLGRLRWVMETSLLKTLASKHRATVSATARKY
- a CDS encoding reverse transcriptase/maturase family protein gives rise to the protein MQSAETVLSVLRKRGERGLPVERLYRQLFNTELFLLAYGRIYANKGAMTPGATRETVDGMSLEKIQRIIESLRCERYRWSPARRVYIEKKGSAKKRPLGLPTWSDKLVAEVVRMLLEAYYDVQFSDRSHGFRPGRGCHTALSEVERYWTGTHWFVEGDISDCFGSLDHSVMLSILSEKVHDGRFLRLIGHMLKAGYLEDWRWNATLSGAPQGGVASPILSNIYLDRLDQFVEQSLLPEYNHGQRRQPNREYRRLEHWIQGARRRGCRKSVRELEPRRRALPSQDPNDPDYRRLRYVRYADDWLLGFAGPRHEAEEIKSKIRAFLREELELELSEAKTLITHATSQAAHFLGYDIKSQYSNDKITRNRRAVNGSIGLFVPRQAIRQRCALYMSKGKPALRGSVMRDDDFTIVAKYQSEFQGVVQYYLLAQDVFRLGKLRWVMETSMLKTLAGKHRSTVTKTARKYKSMIETPEGPRTCFQVTVERDRGRKPLVARFGGIPLKRQRTATLTDLKPVMASSKRNELIHRLLAECCELCESRTHLEVHHVRKLADLNRPGRREKPAWVRLMAMRRRKTLVICRRCHEDIHSGRPTALKRT